Proteins encoded within one genomic window of uncultured Draconibacterium sp.:
- a CDS encoding Nif11-like leader peptide family natural product precursor has protein sequence MSKERVFEFLDKGADDRQFRIKYDNCFSMEEFCKMAAEDGFEFSVDDLKAALRENGDDFDSYGNPPKKGIWV, from the coding sequence ATGTCGAAGGAAAGAGTTTTTGAGTTTCTGGATAAAGGTGCAGACGACCGTCAGTTTCGTATTAAGTATGACAACTGTTTCTCGATGGAAGAATTTTGTAAAATGGCCGCTGAAGACGGATTTGAGTTTTCTGTTGATGACTTAAAGGCTGCTTTACGCGAAAACGGAGACGATTTCGACTCATACGGAAATCCGCCCAAAAAAGGAATTTGGGTGTAA